A DNA window from Leptolyngbya sp. KIOST-1 contains the following coding sequences:
- the aroA gene encoding 3-phosphoshikimate 1-carboxyvinyltransferase, whose amino-acid sequence MTARIELTAAAPHQTMTLEFPADGVTLTGRVRVPGDKSISHRALMLGAIASGETRIQGLLLGEDPRSTAACFQAMGVTLSSLEDEWVTVQGVGLGNLREPADVLNAGNSGTTLRLMLGLLASHPARYFAVTGDGSLRSRPMDRVIKPLTQMGAEIWGRQNNRLAPLAVRGQRLKPIHYHSPVASAQVKSCLLLAGLMTEGDTTVTEPSLSRDHSERMLRAFGANILVEPDTCSATVRGPATLTGQTVVVPGDISSAAFWLVAGAITPGADLVVENVGINPTRTGILAALQTMEADITLENRREVTGEPVADLRVRHSRLKGASFSGDLIPRMIDEIPVLAVAALFAEGTTTIADAAELRVKECDRIAVMASQLSRLGARIDEQPEGLEIYGGTPLSGATVDSYNDHRVAMSLAIAALRTQGPLHIQRAEAAAVSYPGFATTLAQLCGLGQFHPRTMT is encoded by the coding sequence ATGACTGCCCGCATTGAGCTGACCGCCGCTGCCCCGCACCAGACCATGACCCTGGAGTTCCCCGCCGATGGCGTAACGCTGACGGGCCGGGTGCGGGTGCCGGGGGACAAGTCGATTTCCCACCGGGCGCTGATGCTGGGGGCGATCGCCAGCGGTGAAACCCGCATTCAGGGCCTGCTGCTGGGCGAGGACCCCCGCAGTACCGCCGCCTGCTTCCAGGCTATGGGTGTCACCCTGTCCTCGCTAGAAGATGAGTGGGTGACGGTGCAGGGAGTGGGCTTAGGAAATCTTCGGGAACCCGCCGATGTGCTCAACGCGGGCAATTCGGGCACCACCCTGCGGCTGATGCTGGGGCTGCTGGCCTCCCACCCCGCTCGCTACTTTGCCGTCACGGGCGACGGTTCCCTGCGATCGCGCCCCATGGACCGCGTGATCAAGCCCCTGACTCAGATGGGGGCCGAGATCTGGGGTCGCCAGAACAATCGCCTGGCCCCCCTGGCTGTGCGGGGGCAGAGGCTCAAACCTATCCACTATCACTCTCCCGTCGCTTCGGCCCAGGTCAAATCCTGCCTGTTGCTGGCCGGGCTGATGACCGAAGGCGACACCACCGTCACCGAGCCCAGCCTGTCGCGGGACCACAGCGAGCGCATGCTGCGGGCCTTCGGTGCCAATATCCTGGTGGAACCTGACACCTGTAGCGCCACGGTGCGCGGCCCGGCCACCCTCACTGGACAGACCGTTGTAGTGCCGGGGGACATCAGCTCGGCGGCCTTTTGGCTGGTGGCCGGGGCGATTACCCCCGGCGCTGACCTGGTGGTGGAGAACGTGGGCATCAACCCCACCCGCACCGGTATTCTCGCTGCTCTCCAGACCATGGAGGCCGACATCACCCTGGAAAACCGGCGCGAGGTCACCGGGGAACCCGTGGCCGACCTGCGGGTGCGCCACAGCCGCCTCAAGGGGGCCAGCTTTAGCGGCGACCTGATTCCCCGCATGATCGATGAAATTCCGGTGCTGGCGGTGGCGGCCCTATTTGCCGAGGGCACCACGACCATTGCCGATGCGGCAGAGCTACGGGTCAAGGAGTGCGATCGCATTGCCGTGATGGCGAGCCAACTCAGCCGCCTGGGGGCCCGGATCGATGAACAGCCTGAGGGGCTGGAAATCTATGGTGGCACCCCACTTAGCGGGGCCACGGTGGACAGCTACAATGACCACCGGGTGGCCATGAGCCTGGCGATCGCGGCCCTGCGAACCCAGGGCCCTCTGCACATTCAGCGGGCTGAGGCCGCCGCCGTTTCCTATCCTGGCTTTGCCACCACCCTGGCCCAGCTTTGCGGTTTGGGCCAATTCCATCCCCGAACCATGACTTAG
- the glcD gene encoding glycolate oxidase subunit GlcD translates to MTVAERSRIDWAPIIDAFAAALGRDRVVRRKEEILVYECDGLTSYRQRPAVVVLPKTTEQVATAVKICHRFQVPFVARGAGTGLSGGALPIEDSVLIVTATMNQILAIDLDNQRVTVQPGVINNWVTQAVSGAGFYYAPDPSSQSVCSVGGNVAENSGGVHCLKYGVTTNHVLGLKVVLPTGDIVEIGGEVAETPGYDLCGLFVGSEGTLGIATEITLRILKAPQAVQVLLADFISVEAAGEAVSAITSAGIIPAGMEMMDNFSLNAVEDVVATNCYPRDAAAILLIEIDGLPAEVAATGDRIAELCRQNGARTITVATDPEERLRLWKGRKAAFAAMGKLSPDYYVQDGVIPRTQLPYVLAEIERLGDQHGYRVANVFHAGDGNLHPLILYNNAIPGQLEQVEELGGDILKLCVRVGGSISGEHGIGADKRCYMPDMFSPTDLETMGWVRQAFDPERLANPTKLLPSPRTCGEAARSSAAATLPEVERF, encoded by the coding sequence ATGACCGTAGCGGAGCGATCGCGCATTGACTGGGCACCGATAATCGACGCGTTTGCCGCTGCCCTGGGGCGCGATCGCGTGGTGCGGCGCAAAGAAGAGATTCTGGTCTACGAGTGCGACGGCCTGACCAGCTATCGCCAGCGCCCCGCCGTGGTGGTGCTGCCCAAAACCACCGAGCAGGTGGCAACGGCGGTGAAAATTTGCCACCGCTTCCAGGTGCCCTTTGTGGCGCGGGGGGCAGGGACGGGCCTCTCGGGTGGGGCACTACCGATCGAAGACTCGGTGCTGATTGTCACCGCCACAATGAACCAGATTCTGGCGATCGATCTGGACAACCAGCGGGTAACCGTGCAGCCGGGGGTAATCAACAACTGGGTCACCCAGGCCGTCAGCGGCGCGGGCTTTTACTACGCCCCCGACCCCTCCAGCCAGTCGGTGTGCTCGGTGGGTGGCAACGTGGCGGAAAATTCGGGCGGCGTGCACTGCCTCAAGTACGGCGTCACCACCAACCACGTGCTGGGGCTGAAAGTCGTGCTGCCCACGGGCGACATTGTAGAGATTGGCGGCGAGGTGGCTGAAACTCCTGGCTACGACCTCTGCGGCCTGTTTGTGGGCTCTGAAGGCACCCTGGGCATTGCCACCGAAATTACCCTGCGCATTCTCAAAGCGCCCCAGGCGGTGCAGGTGCTGCTGGCCGACTTTATCTCGGTGGAGGCGGCGGGGGAAGCCGTGTCGGCCATCACCAGCGCGGGCATTATTCCGGCTGGGATGGAAATGATGGACAACTTCAGCCTCAACGCCGTGGAAGACGTGGTCGCCACCAACTGCTACCCCCGCGACGCGGCGGCGATTCTGCTGATTGAGATCGACGGGCTACCGGCGGAGGTGGCGGCGACAGGCGATCGCATTGCCGAGCTGTGCCGCCAAAACGGGGCGCGCACCATCACCGTGGCCACCGACCCCGAGGAGCGGCTGCGGCTGTGGAAAGGGCGCAAGGCCGCCTTTGCCGCCATGGGCAAACTCAGCCCCGACTACTACGTGCAGGACGGCGTGATTCCGCGCACCCAGCTGCCCTACGTGCTGGCGGAAATCGAGCGGCTGGGGGACCAGCACGGCTACCGGGTGGCCAATGTGTTCCACGCGGGCGACGGCAACCTGCACCCGCTGATTCTCTACAACAACGCCATTCCCGGCCAGCTGGAGCAGGTGGAAGAGCTGGGCGGCGATATTCTTAAGCTGTGCGTGCGGGTGGGGGGCAGCATTTCGGGCGAGCACGGCATTGGGGCCGACAAGCGCTGCTACATGCCCGACATGTTTTCTCCCACGGATCTGGAAACCATGGGCTGGGTGCGGCAGGCCTTTGACCCGGAGCGACTGGCCAACCCCACCAAGCTGCTGCCCTCCCCTCGCACCTGCGGCGAAGCGGCCCGTAGCAGCGCGGCGGCGACCTTACCCGAGGTGGAGCGGTTTTAG